A window of Castanea sativa cultivar Marrone di Chiusa Pesio chromosome 1, ASM4071231v1 contains these coding sequences:
- the LOC142635244 gene encoding DNA repair protein recA homolog 3, mitochondrial, with protein sequence MARLLRNASILKRSLFSPEGLRRGILGTSAQFCEFSTKGKRKSKSDGCESSDDSISKKDLALQQALDQITSSFGKESIMWLGPSVNTRHVPVVSTGSFALDMALGTGGLPKGRVVEIYGPEASGKTTLGLHVIAEAQKQGGYCVFVDAEHALDPALAEAIGVKTEKLLLSQPDCGEQALSLVDTLIRSGSVDVIVVDSVAALVPKGELDGEMGDAHMAMQARLMSQALRKLSHSLSLSQTILIFINQVRSKLSTFGGFGGPTEVTCGGNALKFYASVRINIRRTGLVKKGEETVGSQVLVKIVKNKLAPPFKTAQFELEFGKGISRETEIIDLAVKHKFLSKAGTFYYYNDQNFRGKDALKKFLAQNESVREELTVKLKEKLLLAETQKEPETETVDGNLTEVVSPDSTDEEGVTAVEA encoded by the exons ATGGCGAGGCTTCTTCGGAACGCTTCCATTCTAAAACGCTCTCTCTTCTCACCAGAG GGCTTGAGGAGAGGGATATTAGGGACATCTGCTCAGTTCTGCGAATTTTCGACTAAAG GTAAAAGGAAGTCTAAGTCGGATGGATGTGAGTCCAGTGATGATAGCATTTCCAAGAAAGATTTGGCTCTACAACAAGCCCTGGATCAGATTACATCCTCATTTGGAAAGGAATCTATTATGTGGCTTGGTCCGTCTGTCAATACAAGGCATGTCCCGGTGGTGTCCACAGGTTCTTTTGCTCTGGATATGGCACTGGGAACTGGTGGACTTCCTAAG GGACGTGTTGTGGAGATTTATGGTCCAGAGGCTTCTGGGAAAACCACTCTTGGTCTACATGTAATTGCTGAAGCACAAAAGCAAGGAG GTTACTGTGTGTTTGTTGATGCGGAACATGCCCTGGATCCTGCACTGGCTGAGGCTATTGGGGTAAAAACTGAGAAACTACTTCTTTCGCAACCAGATTGTGGTGAACAAGCTCTCAGTCTTGTGGATACCCTAATCCGAAGTGGTTCAGTTGATGTTATTGTTGTTGATAGT GTAGCTGCCCTTGTTCCCAAAGGGGAACTTGATGGGGAGATGGGTGACGCTCACATGGCAATGCAGGCTAGATTGATGAGCCAGGCACTTCGCAAGTTGAGCCACTCTTTATCACTATCACAGACTATATTGATATTTATAAATCAG GTAAGATCGAAGCTTTCTACTTTTGGAGGATTTGGTGGGCCCACTGAAGTTACATGTGGTGGTAATGCCTTGAAATTTTATGCTTCAGTGCGCATTAATATTAGGAGAACAGGGCTTGTCAAGAAGGGTGAAGAG ACTGTAGGAAGTCAAGTTCTTGTGAAGATTGTGAAGAACAAGCTTGCTCCTCCATTTAAAACTGCCCAATTTGAGCTTGAGTTTGGAAAGGGTATAAGCCGGGAAACAGAGATCATAGACTTAGCAGTTAAACATAAATTTCTCTCAAAGGCTGGTACATTTTACTATTATAATGATCAGAATTTCCGTGGCAAGGATGCGTTGAAGAAGTTTTTGGCTCAGAATGAAAGTGTAAGAGAAGAACTTACAGTAAAGCTCAAGGAGAAGCTACTTCTCGCTGAGACACAAAAGGAACCAGAAACAGAGACTGTGGATGGAAATCTTACAGAAGTTGTTTCACCTGATTCTACGGATGAGGAAGGAGTCACTGCTGTTGAAGCCTAA
- the LOC142608370 gene encoding putative transcription factor bHLH041 isoform X1 codes for MDTAFLFDESSRANFFQLIMQSIPYTYICLWSNWPQSSSFLRYLDGFFYEENNQPSSSSGTQARRLFEEYRQSVFMVENECVPGLAFKNSRPYLELQEVHLQRFASKEVQRQFYQVAGIKTAIFMGCKSGEIEVGFSNVPAEIDVEKELKSWFPEDFSRQFSPLRLPDPNPPSSSSSLSMDSPEYSSLLFNIPNTTHLPETLREVVNPTLQQIPTFSPHQAAMQAYARLQNIQLPNPETEAAAITRAIFNVLTSPSSSSSSQQPHTNLPYSHQVVSKFSAFKRYALPLGPRTTQVRANLGRQSMMKRSFAFFRSLNYSRFSARIQENCPTTTQLHHMISERKRREKLNESFQALRSLLPPGTKKDKASLLATTREYLSSLKAQVEELNRKNQLLEPHHLPAREAKEEETSSSNKRLIVRTSQVSESTSSEERIVDLQVIIRGECPMVDILIRILELLKQVKNVSLQSMETNTRIIESSSMNHIILRLRIEGPEWDESAFQEAVRRVVADLAP; via the exons ATGGACACGGCCTTCTTATTCGATGAAAGCAGCCGTGCCAACTTCTTCCAGTTGATAATGCAGTCTATTCCCTACACTTACATTTGCCTATGGTCAAATTGGCCCCAATCATCTAG cttCTTAAGATATCTGGATGGATTCTTTTATGAAGAAAACAACCAACCTAGCTCTTCTTCTGGAACTCAAGCTCGGAGGCTTTTTGAGGAGTACCGGCAATCAGTTTTCATGGTCGAAAATGA ATGTGTTCCAGGACTCGCTTTCAAGAATAGTCGACCTTACTTAGAGTTGCAAGAAGTGCACCTTCAAAGATTCGCATCAAAAGAAGTACAGAGACAATTCTATCAG gTAGCAGGGATTAAG ACTGCAATTTTTATGGGATGCAAGAGTGGAGAGATTGAGGTAGGCTTCTCCAATGTGCCTGCTGAG ATTGACGTTGAAAAGGAATTGAAAAGTTGGTTTCCTGAAGATTTCTCAAGGCAATTTTCCCCACTTAGGCTACCAGATCCAAACCCAccttcatcatcttcatcattatCCATGGATAGCCCCGAGTACTCATCCCTTCTATTCAACATTCCAAACACAACCCATCTTCCAGAAACCCTTAGAGAGGTTGTTAATCCTACATTGCAACAAATTCCAACATTTAGTCCACACCAAGCAGCCATGCAAGCATATGCTAGGCTCCAAAACATTCAACTCCCAAACCCGGAAACCGAAGCTGCTGCAATTACAAGAGCCATCTTCAATGTTCTAacttcaccttcttcttcttcttcatcacaaCAACCCCACACAAATTTACCTTATAGTCACCAGGTAGTTTCCAAATTTAGTGCATTCAAGAGATATGCCTTGCCTTTAGGACCAAGAACGACCCAAGTGAGAGCCAATTTAGGCCGGCAAAGCATGATGAAGAGATCATTTGCATTCTTTAGAAGCTTAAATTATTCGAGATTTAGTGCACGTATCCAAGAAAATTGCCCCACAACCACTCAATTGCACCATATGATCTCAGAGCGCAAAAGGCGTGAGAAACTCAATGAAAGCTTTCAAGCATTGAGATCATTGCTTCCTCCTGGAACTAAG AAAGATAAGGCATCGCTGCTTGCTACAACAAGGGAGTATTTGAGTTCTTTGAAAGCTCAAGTTGAAGAGCTTAATAGAAAAAACCAGCTCTTGGAGCCGCATCATTTGCCTGCCAGAGAAGCTAAGGAAGAGGAAACTAGTTCCTCAAATAAAAGGCTCATTGTTCGGACTTCACAAGTCTCGGAATCAACCTCATCGGAGGAGCGCATTGTTGATTTGCAAGTGATTATAAGAGGTGAATGTCCAATGGTGGATATTCTGATTCGCATTTTGGAACTCTTGAAGCAGGTTAAGAATGTAAGCTTGCAGTCCATGGAGACCAACACCCGGATAATAGAGTCAAGCTCCATGAATCACATTATTTTGAGATTAAGAATTGAG GGGCCCGAATGGGACGAGTCTGCCTTCCAGGAAGCAGTGAGAAGGGTTGTTGCTGACCTGGCACCATGA
- the LOC142608370 gene encoding putative transcription factor bHLH041 isoform X2 encodes MDTAFLFDESSRANFFQLIMQSIPYTYICLWSNWPQSSSFLRYLDGFFYEENNQPSSSSGTQARRLFEEYRQSVFMVENECVPGLAFKNSRPYLELQEVHLQRFASKEVQRQFYQTAIFMGCKSGEIEVGFSNVPAEIDVEKELKSWFPEDFSRQFSPLRLPDPNPPSSSSSLSMDSPEYSSLLFNIPNTTHLPETLREVVNPTLQQIPTFSPHQAAMQAYARLQNIQLPNPETEAAAITRAIFNVLTSPSSSSSSQQPHTNLPYSHQVVSKFSAFKRYALPLGPRTTQVRANLGRQSMMKRSFAFFRSLNYSRFSARIQENCPTTTQLHHMISERKRREKLNESFQALRSLLPPGTKKDKASLLATTREYLSSLKAQVEELNRKNQLLEPHHLPAREAKEEETSSSNKRLIVRTSQVSESTSSEERIVDLQVIIRGECPMVDILIRILELLKQVKNVSLQSMETNTRIIESSSMNHIILRLRIEGPEWDESAFQEAVRRVVADLAP; translated from the exons ATGGACACGGCCTTCTTATTCGATGAAAGCAGCCGTGCCAACTTCTTCCAGTTGATAATGCAGTCTATTCCCTACACTTACATTTGCCTATGGTCAAATTGGCCCCAATCATCTAG cttCTTAAGATATCTGGATGGATTCTTTTATGAAGAAAACAACCAACCTAGCTCTTCTTCTGGAACTCAAGCTCGGAGGCTTTTTGAGGAGTACCGGCAATCAGTTTTCATGGTCGAAAATGA ATGTGTTCCAGGACTCGCTTTCAAGAATAGTCGACCTTACTTAGAGTTGCAAGAAGTGCACCTTCAAAGATTCGCATCAAAAGAAGTACAGAGACAATTCTATCAG ACTGCAATTTTTATGGGATGCAAGAGTGGAGAGATTGAGGTAGGCTTCTCCAATGTGCCTGCTGAG ATTGACGTTGAAAAGGAATTGAAAAGTTGGTTTCCTGAAGATTTCTCAAGGCAATTTTCCCCACTTAGGCTACCAGATCCAAACCCAccttcatcatcttcatcattatCCATGGATAGCCCCGAGTACTCATCCCTTCTATTCAACATTCCAAACACAACCCATCTTCCAGAAACCCTTAGAGAGGTTGTTAATCCTACATTGCAACAAATTCCAACATTTAGTCCACACCAAGCAGCCATGCAAGCATATGCTAGGCTCCAAAACATTCAACTCCCAAACCCGGAAACCGAAGCTGCTGCAATTACAAGAGCCATCTTCAATGTTCTAacttcaccttcttcttcttcttcatcacaaCAACCCCACACAAATTTACCTTATAGTCACCAGGTAGTTTCCAAATTTAGTGCATTCAAGAGATATGCCTTGCCTTTAGGACCAAGAACGACCCAAGTGAGAGCCAATTTAGGCCGGCAAAGCATGATGAAGAGATCATTTGCATTCTTTAGAAGCTTAAATTATTCGAGATTTAGTGCACGTATCCAAGAAAATTGCCCCACAACCACTCAATTGCACCATATGATCTCAGAGCGCAAAAGGCGTGAGAAACTCAATGAAAGCTTTCAAGCATTGAGATCATTGCTTCCTCCTGGAACTAAG AAAGATAAGGCATCGCTGCTTGCTACAACAAGGGAGTATTTGAGTTCTTTGAAAGCTCAAGTTGAAGAGCTTAATAGAAAAAACCAGCTCTTGGAGCCGCATCATTTGCCTGCCAGAGAAGCTAAGGAAGAGGAAACTAGTTCCTCAAATAAAAGGCTCATTGTTCGGACTTCACAAGTCTCGGAATCAACCTCATCGGAGGAGCGCATTGTTGATTTGCAAGTGATTATAAGAGGTGAATGTCCAATGGTGGATATTCTGATTCGCATTTTGGAACTCTTGAAGCAGGTTAAGAATGTAAGCTTGCAGTCCATGGAGACCAACACCCGGATAATAGAGTCAAGCTCCATGAATCACATTATTTTGAGATTAAGAATTGAG GGGCCCGAATGGGACGAGTCTGCCTTCCAGGAAGCAGTGAGAAGGGTTGTTGCTGACCTGGCACCATGA